The candidate division KSB1 bacterium genome has a segment encoding these proteins:
- a CDS encoding patatin-like phospholipase family protein, whose product MAYLRRAGPLLLLVSLLFWGASRAQSPLPVATVHLSFGGKVEPPASFVPYRTLARPTVGLALSGGGLRGLAQIGVLEVLEEQRVPIDLVVGTSSGSVVGGLYAAGYLPEELWASISAVDWRTILVDAPPRSALFVGQKEERARHLVEIRLKGLKPYLPQAITRGQQLNAILSELCMGAPWGHIANFDSLCVPLRIITTDLITGQKVVLRHGDLVEAMRASIAVPLLFTPVEQGQALLADGGLVDNIPVAEARAAGADLVIAVDTTSPLRRADQMNMPWEVADQVTSIMQVERNRQMLAEADVVISFADLVRTSTEVTNLEELREIGRARAEQQIGQIQRRLAELAAKDKELAPPMWVDSIAVVDAPPAVAQLVPSLPVVPAVLDVAGTLRRMYETGYFADAWAEVDTLHGRAVALFHLQPHPTLRGIQFRGNDVLPDSVLLHAVESRFGLPINHHRATRDLRRLLALYRRHGFSLARITDVSCDTSTGVVTIHLDEGHINQVLVQGNARTKRHVILREIRLRPGEAFNVQEAKRDMANIYATGFFENVSFATARNDNGYALLVRVKERPYRVVRMSSHYDQDRGLRGAAEVAEQNVLGVGATASCLGVVGRHDRGVKLSGRLDRLGASYTTLALDLGYVQKERFTYAGHHQVGQYRQGSFSAFASLGHQLERLGTLSVQVRAEHMTMSPLGGRLYQTGILSFRSIALRSLVDTRDQLPLPTAGKHQVFYYEYAAGTTSGAPISFARVYSSLATWHTFLPGHTFHPSVRWGSSDNSTPFSEQFKIGGEDSFPGLRLEEGVGRHMIVAGVEYRAVLPWRRPFPWYFAAAYHVGAVWRLTLDVKLSDFLHSFGASIKARTPVGPLSLGYGRTSDGRSCYYLSAGLDF is encoded by the coding sequence ATGGCCTACCTACGCCGCGCTGGGCCACTGTTGCTCCTGGTGAGCCTTCTTTTCTGGGGGGCTTCTCGCGCCCAGTCCCCGCTGCCGGTGGCCACCGTGCACCTCTCCTTCGGGGGCAAAGTGGAGCCGCCCGCCTCATTTGTCCCCTATCGCACCCTCGCGCGCCCCACCGTGGGCCTTGCCCTCAGCGGCGGCGGACTGCGTGGTCTGGCGCAGATAGGCGTCCTCGAAGTCCTCGAGGAACAGCGCGTGCCCATAGACTTGGTGGTGGGCACGAGCAGTGGCAGCGTGGTGGGTGGGCTCTACGCGGCGGGGTATCTGCCCGAGGAGTTGTGGGCAAGCATCTCGGCGGTGGACTGGCGCACCATCTTGGTGGACGCGCCGCCGCGCAGCGCGCTCTTTGTGGGGCAAAAGGAGGAGCGGGCGCGCCACCTCGTCGAAATCCGGCTCAAGGGACTGAAACCATACCTGCCCCAAGCCATCACCCGCGGCCAACAGCTCAATGCCATTCTCTCCGAGTTGTGCATGGGAGCCCCCTGGGGCCACATCGCCAACTTTGACTCACTCTGCGTACCGCTAAGGATTATTACCACCGACCTCATCACTGGCCAGAAAGTGGTATTGCGCCACGGCGACTTGGTGGAAGCCATGCGGGCTTCAATCGCCGTGCCCCTCCTCTTCACGCCTGTGGAGCAGGGTCAGGCTTTGCTGGCGGACGGCGGTCTGGTGGATAACATCCCGGTGGCGGAGGCGCGGGCTGCGGGAGCCGACCTGGTGATCGCAGTGGATACCACCTCGCCGCTGCGCCGCGCAGACCAGATGAACATGCCCTGGGAAGTTGCCGACCAGGTGACCAGCATCATGCAGGTGGAACGCAATCGGCAGATGCTGGCGGAAGCGGATGTGGTCATCTCTTTTGCGGACCTTGTGCGCACTTCCACTGAGGTCACCAACCTCGAGGAGCTCCGCGAAATCGGGCGCGCTCGCGCGGAGCAGCAGATTGGCCAGATCCAGCGCCGTCTCGCCGAGCTGGCCGCCAAGGATAAGGAGCTCGCGCCGCCCATGTGGGTGGACAGCATCGCCGTGGTCGACGCACCACCTGCGGTCGCGCAGCTGGTGCCATCGCTTCCGGTTGTCCCTGCCGTGCTTGACGTGGCCGGAACATTGCGCCGAATGTACGAGACTGGCTACTTCGCCGACGCCTGGGCGGAGGTAGACACCCTCCACGGGCGCGCGGTCGCGCTGTTTCACCTGCAGCCGCACCCTACGCTGCGGGGAATCCAGTTCCGGGGCAACGACGTGCTCCCCGACTCCGTCCTCCTGCACGCAGTGGAATCGCGTTTCGGCTTGCCGATAAACCACCATCGAGCCACGCGAGACCTCCGCCGGCTGCTCGCCTTGTATCGGCGGCACGGCTTCTCTTTGGCGCGCATTACCGATGTCTCGTGCGACACGTCCACTGGCGTGGTCACCATTCACCTTGACGAGGGGCACATCAATCAGGTGCTTGTACAAGGCAATGCGCGCACCAAGCGCCACGTCATCCTCCGCGAGATACGTCTCCGCCCAGGGGAAGCGTTCAATGTGCAGGAAGCCAAGCGGGACATGGCCAACATCTATGCCACGGGCTTTTTCGAGAACGTCTCGTTTGCCACCGCCCGCAACGACAACGGATACGCCCTCCTCGTGAGGGTCAAAGAGCGGCCCTACCGCGTGGTCAGGATGAGCAGCCATTATGACCAGGATCGGGGTCTACGCGGGGCAGCCGAAGTCGCGGAACAGAACGTCCTCGGGGTGGGGGCCACTGCCTCCTGCCTCGGCGTGGTTGGACGGCATGACCGTGGGGTAAAGCTCTCAGGCCGCCTGGACAGGCTTGGGGCCAGCTACACCACCCTTGCCTTGGACCTGGGCTATGTGCAGAAGGAGCGCTTCACGTACGCCGGGCACCACCAGGTGGGGCAGTATCGGCAGGGGAGCTTCAGCGCCTTCGCCAGCCTCGGGCACCAACTGGAGCGGCTGGGCACGTTGTCAGTGCAGGTCCGGGCGGAGCACATGACGATGAGCCCGCTGGGTGGGCGGCTGTACCAGACCGGCATCCTTAGTTTTCGTAGCATCGCCTTGCGCAGCCTTGTGGATACGCGCGACCAGCTGCCGTTGCCCACCGCGGGCAAACATCAGGTCTTCTACTACGAATACGCGGCCGGCACCACCTCCGGCGCCCCGATTTCGTTTGCCCGTGTCTATTCCTCCCTGGCTACCTGGCACACCTTCCTGCCGGGTCACACCTTTCATCCGAGCGTGCGCTGGGGGAGCAGCGATAACAGCACGCCTTTTTCCGAGCAGTTCAAGATAGGAGGCGAGGACTCTTTTCCTGGGTTGCGGCTGGAGGAAGGAGTTGGCCGGCACATGATTGTGGCGGGCGTTGAGTACAGAGCGGTGCTCCCCTGGCGACGACCATTCCCCTGGTACTTTGCGGCAGCCTACCACGTGGGAGCCGTCTGGCGCCTCACCCTCGACGTGAAGCTCAGCGACTTTCTCCACTCGTTCGGCGCCAGCATCAAAGCGCGCACGCCGGTGGGACCCCTCTCCCTGGGCTACGGCCGCACCAGCGACGGACGCTCGTGCTATTACTTGTCTGCGGGTCTCGACTTCTGA
- a CDS encoding FecR family protein yields the protein MRKRTVAWMLAVMLLVATVLSVIGIVASVPVPEEVSTKGRVAQVEGMAKRRGLQSEDWENAYQNTLVTDGDKVRTFRQSRAELELTELDLVRMAPQTTIDILRLYEEKKAQKRNVAIAVQEGDIWASVDGEVGEVDFKIKTPKAAAAITGTTLRLGVASDSTTELRVYRGEVSVTNAPERTDLKPQFIAPPQQVPGPYEVPGPREVSLEEWFYIVKSMQKIKIDKNGRIVQAGSFSTSDPEEQSEWVRWNMRRDQQRRPQPQR from the coding sequence ATGAGGAAGCGAACCGTTGCGTGGATGCTCGCCGTCATGCTGCTTGTGGCGACGGTACTGAGCGTGATTGGCATAGTGGCCAGCGTCCCAGTGCCCGAAGAGGTGAGTACCAAGGGACGGGTCGCCCAAGTGGAGGGAATGGCAAAGAGGCGCGGGTTGCAGTCGGAGGATTGGGAGAACGCCTATCAGAACACGCTCGTGACCGATGGTGACAAGGTGCGCACATTCCGGCAGTCGCGTGCAGAGCTGGAGCTCACCGAGCTGGACCTGGTGCGCATGGCGCCGCAGACCACCATCGACATCCTCCGCCTCTACGAGGAAAAAAAGGCCCAGAAGCGCAACGTGGCTATTGCCGTGCAAGAGGGGGATATCTGGGCAAGCGTGGATGGGGAAGTGGGGGAGGTGGACTTTAAGATCAAGACGCCGAAGGCTGCTGCTGCCATCACCGGAACCACCCTGCGGCTTGGTGTGGCCAGCGACTCCACCACCGAGCTGCGCGTCTACCGCGGGGAGGTGAGCGTGACCAATGCCCCGGAGCGCACTGACCTGAAACCGCAGTTCATCGCGCCGCCGCAACAGGTGCCGGGACCCTACGAGGTCCCAGGGCCCCGCGAGGTATCGCTGGAGGAGTGGTTTTACATCGTCAAGAGCATGCAGAAAATCAAGATTGACAAGAACGGCCGCATTGTCCAGGCCGGCTCCTTCAGCACCAGCGACCCCGAAGAACAGAGCGAATGGGTGCGCTGGAACATGCGCCGTGACCAGCAGCGTCGTCCGCAGCCGCAGCGGTGA
- the gyrA gene encoding DNA gyrase subunit A, which produces MAISEQEKIIPIFIEEEMKDAYIDYSMSVIVSRALPDVRDGLKPVHRRVLFGMRELNLGPNAPYKKSARIVGEVLGKYHPHGDAAVYETLVRMAQDFSLRYPLVDGQGNFGSIDGDAPAAMRYTEARLAPIAEEVLRDLDKETVDFVPNFDESLKEPTVLPSLLPNLLVNGASGIAVGMATNIPPHNLREVVEALLHLIDRPAASVQELMQFIQGPDFPTGAIIVGSDGIAEAYATGRGRIVVRARASIEAQRGGRENIVISEIPYQVNKTTLIEAIAELVRNRKVEGISDIRDESDREGLRIVLELRRDAPGKQILEYLYRHTQMQTTFGVIMLALVDGVPRILDLRQLLQHFLDFRHEVVVRRTKFELDKAEKRAHVLEGLKVALDNLDALIALIRRSRDPETAAAALMRQFRLSEIQAQAILDMRLQRLTGLERKKIEEEYRQTLKKIAYLKGLLASKAKRMQLIKEELAQLRDQYGDRRRTEIIASAEDFSIEEMVAEEAMVVVVSLRGFVKRMATSAFRREIAASWPAVVAEGAEDWPAQFVAADTQAQLLCFTNTGRCYSLRILDIPVGGKCAQGKSLGHLLGLGKEEEVVGCFPVKEFSEDYTVLLVTAQGQVKRVALAAFASLRRSGAVAIGLREGDELRAAHLCLGKEHVWLVTAHGRVLRFAVESLRPMGRSAAGVRGITLAADDAVATAHVAMGEPLLLIVGERGQGRLLKAKDVRPMGRATRGVMGRKASSKSGLVAAAAIVRAPGDLIVVTGNQNSVALRTAGELKQQGRLLELKANERVVRAAALPLPHGVA; this is translated from the coding sequence ATGGCCATAAGTGAGCAGGAAAAGATCATCCCCATCTTCATCGAAGAGGAGATGAAGGACGCGTACATCGACTATTCCATGTCGGTGATCGTGTCCAGGGCATTGCCGGATGTGCGCGACGGTCTCAAACCTGTGCACCGACGCGTGTTGTTCGGTATGCGGGAGCTAAACCTCGGTCCCAACGCCCCGTACAAGAAGAGCGCGCGTATCGTTGGCGAGGTGCTCGGCAAGTACCACCCGCATGGTGACGCGGCAGTGTATGAGACGCTGGTGCGAATGGCGCAGGACTTTTCCCTGCGTTACCCCTTGGTGGACGGCCAAGGAAACTTTGGCTCCATTGACGGCGATGCGCCGGCAGCCATGCGGTATACCGAGGCACGTCTGGCGCCCATCGCCGAGGAAGTGCTTCGCGACCTCGACAAAGAAACGGTGGACTTTGTCCCCAATTTTGACGAGTCTCTGAAAGAGCCCACGGTTCTGCCTTCGCTTCTGCCGAATCTCCTGGTCAATGGCGCATCTGGCATTGCCGTGGGGATGGCCACCAACATTCCGCCGCACAACCTGCGCGAGGTGGTTGAAGCACTCCTGCACCTCATCGATCGGCCTGCGGCTTCGGTGCAGGAGCTGATGCAGTTTATTCAGGGGCCGGATTTCCCCACCGGCGCCATCATTGTCGGGAGCGATGGGATCGCGGAAGCCTATGCCACCGGGCGGGGGCGCATCGTGGTGCGCGCCAGGGCCAGTATCGAAGCGCAGCGTGGTGGACGGGAGAATATCGTCATCTCAGAAATTCCCTACCAGGTGAACAAGACCACGTTGATCGAGGCGATCGCCGAGCTGGTGCGCAACCGCAAGGTGGAAGGGATCAGCGATATCCGCGATGAGTCCGACCGGGAGGGGCTGCGGATCGTACTGGAGCTGCGGCGGGACGCCCCCGGCAAGCAGATTTTGGAGTACCTGTATCGGCACACGCAGATGCAGACCACCTTCGGGGTCATCATGCTTGCCCTGGTGGATGGCGTGCCGCGCATTCTCGACCTCCGGCAGCTGCTGCAGCACTTTCTTGACTTTCGCCACGAAGTTGTGGTGCGCCGAACCAAGTTTGAACTGGACAAGGCCGAGAAGCGTGCCCATGTGCTGGAAGGGCTCAAGGTGGCGTTGGACAATTTGGATGCCCTCATTGCCTTGATCAGGCGCTCCCGCGACCCCGAAACTGCGGCGGCCGCTCTAATGAGGCAGTTCCGCCTCAGCGAGATTCAGGCACAGGCCATCTTGGACATGCGTCTGCAGCGCCTCACCGGCCTCGAGCGCAAGAAGATCGAAGAGGAGTACCGGCAGACGCTCAAGAAGATCGCTTACCTCAAAGGCCTCTTGGCGAGCAAGGCGAAGCGCATGCAGCTCATCAAGGAAGAGCTGGCGCAACTGCGCGACCAGTACGGCGATCGGCGCCGCACGGAGATAATCGCCAGCGCAGAGGACTTTTCCATTGAGGAGATGGTTGCCGAAGAGGCAATGGTCGTGGTGGTCTCGCTGCGCGGTTTTGTCAAACGCATGGCAACATCGGCCTTTAGGCGAGAGATTGCGGCCTCCTGGCCTGCGGTTGTGGCAGAAGGAGCCGAGGATTGGCCAGCACAGTTTGTGGCCGCCGACACGCAGGCGCAGCTCCTCTGCTTTACCAACACCGGTCGCTGCTATTCTCTCCGGATACTGGACATACCAGTGGGCGGCAAGTGCGCCCAAGGCAAGTCGCTGGGCCACCTCCTCGGTCTTGGCAAGGAAGAGGAGGTGGTCGGCTGCTTCCCGGTGAAGGAGTTTAGCGAGGACTACACGGTGCTTCTGGTCACCGCGCAGGGTCAGGTGAAAAGGGTGGCGCTCGCCGCCTTTGCCAGCCTGCGGCGCAGCGGTGCCGTGGCTATTGGCCTTCGGGAGGGAGATGAACTCCGCGCGGCGCACTTGTGCCTGGGGAAGGAGCATGTCTGGCTGGTGACCGCCCACGGGCGGGTGCTGCGCTTTGCGGTGGAAAGTCTGCGCCCCATGGGGAGGAGCGCGGCCGGCGTGCGCGGCATCACCTTGGCTGCTGACGATGCAGTGGCGACAGCCCATGTGGCCATGGGTGAGCCGTTGCTGCTCATCGTCGGCGAGCGGGGGCAGGGGCGCCTGCTTAAGGCAAAAGACGTGAGGCCCATGGGCCGCGCCACCAGGGGCGTCATGGGGCGCAAGGCCTCCTCGAAGAGCGGGCTCGTGGCGGCCGCCGCGATCGTCCGCGCCCCGGGCGATTTGATTGTAGTCACAGGTAACCAGAACAGCGTGGCCTTGCGCACTGCAGGAGAACTGAAGCAGCAAGGGCGGTTGCTTGAGCTGAAGGCCAACGAGCGCGTCGTGCGGGCCGCAGCGCTGCCCCTTCCTCACGGGGTGGCCTGA